The Henckelia pumila isolate YLH828 chromosome 2, ASM3356847v2, whole genome shotgun sequence genome includes a window with the following:
- the LOC140880321 gene encoding DNA repair protein UVH3 isoform X2 — MRDEKGEMVRNAHILGFFRRICKLLYLRTKPVFVFDGGTPALKRRTVIARRRQRENAQAKIRKTAEKLLLNHVKAMRLKELAADLENQRQQNDVKGKKAIVDEPNTRKGNDEAPKSWSREELDEMLAASLAAEENDGFTADGLRSDAARSPGDKVFEDEEDDDEDEEMILPEMHGKVDPAVLAALPPSMQLDLLVQMRERLMAENRQKYQKVKKVPARFSELQIQAYLKTVAFRREIDGVQKSAVGRGIGGVQTSRIASEANREFIFSSSFTGDKQVLTSAGQESSGSEQNQNLPVNSFKRAVREVRSIARSDALNGLTEDQTGNALNHDVNTYLDERGRLRVSRVRAMGIRMTRDLQRNLDLMKEIEQEKTNANLEKLNGTTTAKTLDDVLSNALERIQHHEVENQNNDGTNNKDNEKEDTSEKIGTMEISFEDTGRIHGHDDDDIFASLVAGHPSVVDLTPDYSASLKQSLDSDSDSDFEWEEGVIEDKRNIVPSHFQAETKLSFMEVGTSNDVDVEWEEGVQGIQVNSSSFSDEIPRTVRKGALVEEAEFQEAIRRSLEDLIDNRASNNPREDQEQGRSEKMVDGDTTWRPVHEAKGPQVERTARDTVQPIESTQPYDIAETNPNDSSQNQKLLNQDVDYSEALSGELVVAPDALLEEKDLCRTKKQIIDTCSMGGDEDGMNKPVDTSDGELAHNRDSSLLSYSFNDSNPENLHDPDLIDAQHGMSHAAMDEPFCRTEQSTRISASDSVTEEDCTKELAKENIFVGLSIENDIHGRNPSSIVVEHEVKEIDLQEEMIFLHKEREELGIEQRKLERNAESVSSEMFAECQELLQMFGLPYIIAPMEAEAQCAYMECLNLVDGVVTDDSDAFLFGARSVYKNIFDDRKYVETYLLKDIENELGLNREKLINMALLLGSDYTEGVSGIGIVNAMEVVNAFPEKTGLHEFREWIESPDPTILGNFDGQGGKPKGKGSKDQDILKSSSSSNAEEMSCDQNIKMMTHIFMDKHRNVSKNWHIPSSFPSDAVISAYTSPQVDKSNELFSWGKPDLFALRKLCWEKFGWGSSKADDLLLPVLKEYNKHETQLRLEAFYTFNERFAKIRSKRIKKAVKGITGNKSSELMDEEMPQQSRVGKKRKAKSSGLEDDTSGTGSKEPEHTGAANQISTKKETNVGVSKRGRKKDNASKLDGSTLEQSTSINQSLNMKGKSGAGGRQKARGRQREIGGGSRKRNSRFEDAETSYDDDDDDNGGGVGCREKEGGLQFNGSEESHQVRRSGRLHKVVNYCIPDEFDDRDKESEVDKDTTTKDSAMEPPVSDGKDAHVDGVEDPGIGGELFVDETKQETMTDKRDITQDDDYSGKDQSTREYLQFGGGFCSDGEDGGIEFGGRAASSISEKSNMITDFDSEEEENPETGSWNLNSNRRANLRRTDVSDSQIMNDNVDDDSNPSSTVLMNSLQDAGNDRESRSMRFLRAMPNLRRKKKTT, encoded by the exons ATGCGAGACGAGAAGGGAGAGATGGTTCGGAATGCTCACATTTTGGGATTTTTCCGTCGGatatgcaagctactctaccTCCGCACGAAGCCAGTTTTTGTGTTTGATGGTGGCACCCCAGCTCTCAAGCGCCGTACAGTCATAGCACGACGCCGCCAGCGTGAGAATGCCCAGGCTAAGATCAGAAAGACGGCGGAGAAATTGCTGCTTAATCAC GTCAAGGCAATGAGGCTGAAAGAACTGGCAGCTGATCTTGAAAATCAGAGACAGCAGAATGATGTCAAAGGAAAGAAGGCCATCGTTGATGAACCAAACACACGGAAAGGAAATGACGAGGCGCCCAAAAGTTGGAGTCGGGAAGAGCTGGATGAAAT GTTGGCAGCCTCTCTTGCTGCGGAAGAAAATGATGGTTTTACTGCTGATGGACTCAGATCAGATGCAGCTAGGAGTCCGGGTGACAAAGTTTTCGAagacgaagaagatgatgacgaaGATGAAGAGATGATACTG CCGGAAATGCATGGTAAAGTCGACCCTGCCGTACTGGCGGCTTTACCTCCATCTATGCAACTTGATCTCCTTGTTCAG ATGAGAGAGAGACTGATGGCCGAAAACAGACAAAAGTATCAGAAGGTGAAAAAG GTTCCCGCGAGGTTTTCAGAACTCCAAATACAGGCATATCTCAAAACTGTGGCTTTTCGGCGTGAGATCGATGGGGTGCAAAAATCTGCTGTGGGAAGGGGGATAGGTGGCGTGCAAACTTCAAGGATCGCCTCCGAGGCCAATAGAGAGTTTATTTTCTCATCGTCATTTACTGGAGACAAACA AGTTCTTACCTCTGCTGGACAAGAGAGTAGTGGCAGTGAACAAAATCAAAACTTGCCTGTGAATTCTTTTAAGAGAGCTGTCAGAGAAGTCAGGTCTATCGCTAGATCTGATGCACTGAATGGACTGACTGAGGATCAAACTGGGAATGCATTGAATCATGATGTCAACACCTATTTGGACGAGAGAGGTCGTCTTCGAGTCAGTAGAGTAAGAGCAATGGGAATTCGCATGACTCGAGATCTGCAAAGGAATTTAGATCTGATGAAGGAGATTGAGCAAGAGAAAACAAATGCAAATCTGGAGAAGCTTAATGGAACTACTACAGCTAAAACATTGGATGATGTCCTGAGTAATGCACTTGAGAGAATCCAGCATCATGAAGTTGAGAATCAGAACAATGATGGAACGAATAATAAAGATAACGAAAAAGAAGATACTTCTGAAAAAATTGGTACCATGGAGATTTCTTTTGAAGACACTGGTCGTATTCATGgccatgatgatgatgatatatttGCTAGTCTTGTCGCAGGCCACCCATCTGTTGTTGATTTGACCCCAGATTATTCTGCCTCGTTGAAACAGTCCTtggattctgattctgattcagaTTTTGAGTGGGAGGAAGGAGTCATTGAAGACAAAAGAAATATTGTTCCCAGTCACTTTCAAGCTGAAACTAAGTTATCCTTCATGGAAGTGGGCACCAGTAATGACGTCGATGTTGAGTGGGAGGAAGGAGTTCAAGGTATTCAAGTGAACTCATCGTCTTTTTCAGATGAGATCCCCCGAACTGTTAGAAAAGGGGCTTTGGTAGAGGAAGCAGAGTTTCAGGAAGCAATTAGGAGAAGTCTTGAGGATCTGATAGATAATAGAGCTTCGAATAATCCACGTGAAGATCAAGAACAAGGAAGGTCTGAGAAAATGGTTGATGGGGACACTACTTGGAGACCTGTTCATGAAGCGAAAGGACCTCAGGTTGAACGCACAGCAAGGGATACGGTCCAACCAATTGAATCTACCCAGCCATATGATATTGCGGAGACAAATCCTAACGACAGCAGTCAAAATCAAAAGCTTTTGAATCAAGACGTGGATTACAGTGAAGCTTTGTCTGGAGAATTAGTTGTGGCGCCAGACGCTCTGCTTGAAGAAAAGGATTTGTGCAGGACTAAAAAGCAGATAATTGATACTTGTAGTATGGGTGGTGATGAAGATGGGATGAACAAACCAGTGGATACTAGTGATGGAGAGCTTGCACATAATAGAGATAGTTCCTTGTTGAGTTATTCCTTCAACGATTCTAATCCTGAAAATCTGCATGATCCTGATCTTATTGATGCTCAACATGGCATGTCTCATGCGGCGATGGATGAGCCCTTCTGCAGAACTGAACAATCGACAAGGATTTCTGCTAGTGATTCTGTGACTGAGGAAGATTGTACAAAAGAGTTGGCTAAGGAAAATATATTTGTTGGCTTATCAATTGAAAATGACATACATGGGAGGAACCCTTCCTCTATAGTCGTTGAACATGAAGTCAAGGAGATTGATCTGCAGGAGGAAATGATATTTCTCCATAAAGAGCGTGAAGAACTTGGAATTGAACAACGGAAACTTGAGAGAAATGCTGAATCCGTGAGCAGCGAAATGTTTGCCGAATGCCAG GAGTTGCTTCAAATGTTTGGCTTACCATATATTATAGCGCCAATGGAAGCTGAAGCTCAATGCGCATACATGGAATGTCTTAACCTTGTCGATGGGGTGGTTACTGATGACTCTGATGCATTCTTGTTTGGAGCACGGAGCGTGTACAAGAACATCTTTGATGATCGCAAATACGTAGAGACATATCTTTTGAAG GACATCGAGAATGAGCTTGGACTAAATAGAGAAAAATTAATCAATATGGCCCTCCTTCTCGGGAGTGATTACACTGAAGGTGTCAG CGGCATTGGCATTGTCAATGCCATGGAAGTCGTAAATGCATTTCCTGAGAAAACTGGCCTTCATGAATTTCGGGAGTGGATTGAGTCACCTGATCCTACCATTCTCGGAAATTTTGATGGACAAGGAGGGAAACCAAAAGGCAAAGGGTCAAAAGATCAAGATATATTAAAGAGTTCTTCAAGTAGTAATGCTGAAGAGATGTCTTGTGATCAAAACATCAAAATGATGACGCACATTTTCATGGATAAGCAT AGAAATGTCAGCAAAAACTGGCACATTCCTTCTTCTTTTCCTAGTGATGCCGTGATTTCAGCATATACTTCTCCACAAGTGGATAAGTCCAACGAACTGTTTTCATGGGGAAAGCCGGATCTGTTTGCTCTTCGCAA ATTGTGTTGGGAGAAGTTTGGGTGGGGCAGTTCAAAAGCGGATGACTTGCTGCTACCAGTTTTGAAGGAGTACAACAAGCATGAG ACACAGTTGCGATTGGAAGCATTTTATACATTCAATGAAAGATTTGCAAAGATTCGAAGTAAGAGGATAAAGAAAGCTGTTAAAGGAATCACAGGAAATAAATCTTCAGAGCTGATGGATGAGGAAATGCCACAACAATCGAGAGTTGGTAAGAAAAGAAAAGCTAAGTCCAGTGGATTGGAGGATGATACATCAGGAACCGGATCGAAAGAACCAGAGCATACTGGCGCTGCTAATCAAATCAGCACCAAAAAAGAAACAAATGTTGGGGTTTCAAAAAGAGGGAGAAAAAAGGACAATGCTTCAAAGTTGGATGGAAGTACTTTAGAACAATCTACAAGTATAAACCAGAGCCTTAACATGAAGGGAAAATCAGGTGCAGGAGGAAGACAGAAAGCACGAGGCAGACAGAGAGAAATTGGGGGAGGTTCAAGAAAAAGGAATTCCCGTTTCGAAGATGCTGAAACAAgctatgatgatgatgatgatgacaatGGTGGTGGTGTTGGATGTAGAGAAAAAGAGGGAGGATTGCAATTTAATGGATCCGAagaatcacatcaagtacggaGG TCCGGACGTCTTCATAAGGTTGTGAATTATTGTATTCCTGATGAATTCGATGACCGTGACAAGGAAAGTGAAGTTGACAAAGACACAACCACCAAGGATTCAGCAATGGAACCACCCGTTTCTGATGGGAAGGATGCACATGTGGATGGGGTTGAAGACCCTGGAATTGGAGGTGAACTCTTTGTAGATGAGACTAAACAAGAAACTATGACTGATAAGAGGGACATTACTCAAGATGATGATTATTCCGGCAAAGACCAATCAACAAGGGAATATCTTCAATTCGGAGGTGGATTTTGCTCAGACGGGGAAGATGGAGGCATTGAGTTTGGTGGGCGTGCAGCAAGCTCTATCTCTGAAAAATCAAACATGATTACTGATTTTGATTCTGAAGAGGAAGAAAATCCAGAAACTGGTTCTTGGAATTTAAATTCAAACCGAAGAGCAAATCTGAGAAGAACTGATGTATCTGATTCACAGATTATGAATGATAATGTTGACGATGATTCCAATCCATCGAGTACTGTGTTGATGAATTCTTTGCAGGATGCTGGGAACGACCGTGAAAGTCGCTCTATGAGATTTCTAAGAGCAATGCCGAATTTGAGAAGGAAAAAGAAGACAACTTGA
- the LOC140880321 gene encoding DNA repair protein UVH3 isoform X1: MGVHGLWELLAPVGRRVSVETLTGKKLAIDASIWMIQFLKAMRDEKGEMVRNAHILGFFRRICKLLYLRTKPVFVFDGGTPALKRRTVIARRRQRENAQAKIRKTAEKLLLNHVKAMRLKELAADLENQRQQNDVKGKKAIVDEPNTRKGNDEAPKSWSREELDEMLAASLAAEENDGFTADGLRSDAARSPGDKVFEDEEDDDEDEEMILPEMHGKVDPAVLAALPPSMQLDLLVQMRERLMAENRQKYQKVKKVPARFSELQIQAYLKTVAFRREIDGVQKSAVGRGIGGVQTSRIASEANREFIFSSSFTGDKQVLTSAGQESSGSEQNQNLPVNSFKRAVREVRSIARSDALNGLTEDQTGNALNHDVNTYLDERGRLRVSRVRAMGIRMTRDLQRNLDLMKEIEQEKTNANLEKLNGTTTAKTLDDVLSNALERIQHHEVENQNNDGTNNKDNEKEDTSEKIGTMEISFEDTGRIHGHDDDDIFASLVAGHPSVVDLTPDYSASLKQSLDSDSDSDFEWEEGVIEDKRNIVPSHFQAETKLSFMEVGTSNDVDVEWEEGVQGIQVNSSSFSDEIPRTVRKGALVEEAEFQEAIRRSLEDLIDNRASNNPREDQEQGRSEKMVDGDTTWRPVHEAKGPQVERTARDTVQPIESTQPYDIAETNPNDSSQNQKLLNQDVDYSEALSGELVVAPDALLEEKDLCRTKKQIIDTCSMGGDEDGMNKPVDTSDGELAHNRDSSLLSYSFNDSNPENLHDPDLIDAQHGMSHAAMDEPFCRTEQSTRISASDSVTEEDCTKELAKENIFVGLSIENDIHGRNPSSIVVEHEVKEIDLQEEMIFLHKEREELGIEQRKLERNAESVSSEMFAECQELLQMFGLPYIIAPMEAEAQCAYMECLNLVDGVVTDDSDAFLFGARSVYKNIFDDRKYVETYLLKDIENELGLNREKLINMALLLGSDYTEGVSGIGIVNAMEVVNAFPEKTGLHEFREWIESPDPTILGNFDGQGGKPKGKGSKDQDILKSSSSSNAEEMSCDQNIKMMTHIFMDKHRNVSKNWHIPSSFPSDAVISAYTSPQVDKSNELFSWGKPDLFALRKLCWEKFGWGSSKADDLLLPVLKEYNKHETQLRLEAFYTFNERFAKIRSKRIKKAVKGITGNKSSELMDEEMPQQSRVGKKRKAKSSGLEDDTSGTGSKEPEHTGAANQISTKKETNVGVSKRGRKKDNASKLDGSTLEQSTSINQSLNMKGKSGAGGRQKARGRQREIGGGSRKRNSRFEDAETSYDDDDDDNGGGVGCREKEGGLQFNGSEESHQVRRSGRLHKVVNYCIPDEFDDRDKESEVDKDTTTKDSAMEPPVSDGKDAHVDGVEDPGIGGELFVDETKQETMTDKRDITQDDDYSGKDQSTREYLQFGGGFCSDGEDGGIEFGGRAASSISEKSNMITDFDSEEEENPETGSWNLNSNRRANLRRTDVSDSQIMNDNVDDDSNPSSTVLMNSLQDAGNDRESRSMRFLRAMPNLRRKKKTT; the protein is encoded by the exons ATGGGAGTCCACGGCCTCTGGGAATTGCTGGCTCCGGTCGGCCGCCGCGTCTCCGTAGAAACCCTCACCGGAAAGAAACTCGCCATCG ATGCGAGCATATGGATGATACAATTTTTGAAGGCGATGCGAGACGAGAAGGGAGAGATGGTTCGGAATGCTCACATTTTGGGATTTTTCCGTCGGatatgcaagctactctaccTCCGCACGAAGCCAGTTTTTGTGTTTGATGGTGGCACCCCAGCTCTCAAGCGCCGTACAGTCATAGCACGACGCCGCCAGCGTGAGAATGCCCAGGCTAAGATCAGAAAGACGGCGGAGAAATTGCTGCTTAATCAC GTCAAGGCAATGAGGCTGAAAGAACTGGCAGCTGATCTTGAAAATCAGAGACAGCAGAATGATGTCAAAGGAAAGAAGGCCATCGTTGATGAACCAAACACACGGAAAGGAAATGACGAGGCGCCCAAAAGTTGGAGTCGGGAAGAGCTGGATGAAAT GTTGGCAGCCTCTCTTGCTGCGGAAGAAAATGATGGTTTTACTGCTGATGGACTCAGATCAGATGCAGCTAGGAGTCCGGGTGACAAAGTTTTCGAagacgaagaagatgatgacgaaGATGAAGAGATGATACTG CCGGAAATGCATGGTAAAGTCGACCCTGCCGTACTGGCGGCTTTACCTCCATCTATGCAACTTGATCTCCTTGTTCAG ATGAGAGAGAGACTGATGGCCGAAAACAGACAAAAGTATCAGAAGGTGAAAAAG GTTCCCGCGAGGTTTTCAGAACTCCAAATACAGGCATATCTCAAAACTGTGGCTTTTCGGCGTGAGATCGATGGGGTGCAAAAATCTGCTGTGGGAAGGGGGATAGGTGGCGTGCAAACTTCAAGGATCGCCTCCGAGGCCAATAGAGAGTTTATTTTCTCATCGTCATTTACTGGAGACAAACA AGTTCTTACCTCTGCTGGACAAGAGAGTAGTGGCAGTGAACAAAATCAAAACTTGCCTGTGAATTCTTTTAAGAGAGCTGTCAGAGAAGTCAGGTCTATCGCTAGATCTGATGCACTGAATGGACTGACTGAGGATCAAACTGGGAATGCATTGAATCATGATGTCAACACCTATTTGGACGAGAGAGGTCGTCTTCGAGTCAGTAGAGTAAGAGCAATGGGAATTCGCATGACTCGAGATCTGCAAAGGAATTTAGATCTGATGAAGGAGATTGAGCAAGAGAAAACAAATGCAAATCTGGAGAAGCTTAATGGAACTACTACAGCTAAAACATTGGATGATGTCCTGAGTAATGCACTTGAGAGAATCCAGCATCATGAAGTTGAGAATCAGAACAATGATGGAACGAATAATAAAGATAACGAAAAAGAAGATACTTCTGAAAAAATTGGTACCATGGAGATTTCTTTTGAAGACACTGGTCGTATTCATGgccatgatgatgatgatatatttGCTAGTCTTGTCGCAGGCCACCCATCTGTTGTTGATTTGACCCCAGATTATTCTGCCTCGTTGAAACAGTCCTtggattctgattctgattcagaTTTTGAGTGGGAGGAAGGAGTCATTGAAGACAAAAGAAATATTGTTCCCAGTCACTTTCAAGCTGAAACTAAGTTATCCTTCATGGAAGTGGGCACCAGTAATGACGTCGATGTTGAGTGGGAGGAAGGAGTTCAAGGTATTCAAGTGAACTCATCGTCTTTTTCAGATGAGATCCCCCGAACTGTTAGAAAAGGGGCTTTGGTAGAGGAAGCAGAGTTTCAGGAAGCAATTAGGAGAAGTCTTGAGGATCTGATAGATAATAGAGCTTCGAATAATCCACGTGAAGATCAAGAACAAGGAAGGTCTGAGAAAATGGTTGATGGGGACACTACTTGGAGACCTGTTCATGAAGCGAAAGGACCTCAGGTTGAACGCACAGCAAGGGATACGGTCCAACCAATTGAATCTACCCAGCCATATGATATTGCGGAGACAAATCCTAACGACAGCAGTCAAAATCAAAAGCTTTTGAATCAAGACGTGGATTACAGTGAAGCTTTGTCTGGAGAATTAGTTGTGGCGCCAGACGCTCTGCTTGAAGAAAAGGATTTGTGCAGGACTAAAAAGCAGATAATTGATACTTGTAGTATGGGTGGTGATGAAGATGGGATGAACAAACCAGTGGATACTAGTGATGGAGAGCTTGCACATAATAGAGATAGTTCCTTGTTGAGTTATTCCTTCAACGATTCTAATCCTGAAAATCTGCATGATCCTGATCTTATTGATGCTCAACATGGCATGTCTCATGCGGCGATGGATGAGCCCTTCTGCAGAACTGAACAATCGACAAGGATTTCTGCTAGTGATTCTGTGACTGAGGAAGATTGTACAAAAGAGTTGGCTAAGGAAAATATATTTGTTGGCTTATCAATTGAAAATGACATACATGGGAGGAACCCTTCCTCTATAGTCGTTGAACATGAAGTCAAGGAGATTGATCTGCAGGAGGAAATGATATTTCTCCATAAAGAGCGTGAAGAACTTGGAATTGAACAACGGAAACTTGAGAGAAATGCTGAATCCGTGAGCAGCGAAATGTTTGCCGAATGCCAG GAGTTGCTTCAAATGTTTGGCTTACCATATATTATAGCGCCAATGGAAGCTGAAGCTCAATGCGCATACATGGAATGTCTTAACCTTGTCGATGGGGTGGTTACTGATGACTCTGATGCATTCTTGTTTGGAGCACGGAGCGTGTACAAGAACATCTTTGATGATCGCAAATACGTAGAGACATATCTTTTGAAG GACATCGAGAATGAGCTTGGACTAAATAGAGAAAAATTAATCAATATGGCCCTCCTTCTCGGGAGTGATTACACTGAAGGTGTCAG CGGCATTGGCATTGTCAATGCCATGGAAGTCGTAAATGCATTTCCTGAGAAAACTGGCCTTCATGAATTTCGGGAGTGGATTGAGTCACCTGATCCTACCATTCTCGGAAATTTTGATGGACAAGGAGGGAAACCAAAAGGCAAAGGGTCAAAAGATCAAGATATATTAAAGAGTTCTTCAAGTAGTAATGCTGAAGAGATGTCTTGTGATCAAAACATCAAAATGATGACGCACATTTTCATGGATAAGCAT AGAAATGTCAGCAAAAACTGGCACATTCCTTCTTCTTTTCCTAGTGATGCCGTGATTTCAGCATATACTTCTCCACAAGTGGATAAGTCCAACGAACTGTTTTCATGGGGAAAGCCGGATCTGTTTGCTCTTCGCAA ATTGTGTTGGGAGAAGTTTGGGTGGGGCAGTTCAAAAGCGGATGACTTGCTGCTACCAGTTTTGAAGGAGTACAACAAGCATGAG ACACAGTTGCGATTGGAAGCATTTTATACATTCAATGAAAGATTTGCAAAGATTCGAAGTAAGAGGATAAAGAAAGCTGTTAAAGGAATCACAGGAAATAAATCTTCAGAGCTGATGGATGAGGAAATGCCACAACAATCGAGAGTTGGTAAGAAAAGAAAAGCTAAGTCCAGTGGATTGGAGGATGATACATCAGGAACCGGATCGAAAGAACCAGAGCATACTGGCGCTGCTAATCAAATCAGCACCAAAAAAGAAACAAATGTTGGGGTTTCAAAAAGAGGGAGAAAAAAGGACAATGCTTCAAAGTTGGATGGAAGTACTTTAGAACAATCTACAAGTATAAACCAGAGCCTTAACATGAAGGGAAAATCAGGTGCAGGAGGAAGACAGAAAGCACGAGGCAGACAGAGAGAAATTGGGGGAGGTTCAAGAAAAAGGAATTCCCGTTTCGAAGATGCTGAAACAAgctatgatgatgatgatgatgacaatGGTGGTGGTGTTGGATGTAGAGAAAAAGAGGGAGGATTGCAATTTAATGGATCCGAagaatcacatcaagtacggaGG TCCGGACGTCTTCATAAGGTTGTGAATTATTGTATTCCTGATGAATTCGATGACCGTGACAAGGAAAGTGAAGTTGACAAAGACACAACCACCAAGGATTCAGCAATGGAACCACCCGTTTCTGATGGGAAGGATGCACATGTGGATGGGGTTGAAGACCCTGGAATTGGAGGTGAACTCTTTGTAGATGAGACTAAACAAGAAACTATGACTGATAAGAGGGACATTACTCAAGATGATGATTATTCCGGCAAAGACCAATCAACAAGGGAATATCTTCAATTCGGAGGTGGATTTTGCTCAGACGGGGAAGATGGAGGCATTGAGTTTGGTGGGCGTGCAGCAAGCTCTATCTCTGAAAAATCAAACATGATTACTGATTTTGATTCTGAAGAGGAAGAAAATCCAGAAACTGGTTCTTGGAATTTAAATTCAAACCGAAGAGCAAATCTGAGAAGAACTGATGTATCTGATTCACAGATTATGAATGATAATGTTGACGATGATTCCAATCCATCGAGTACTGTGTTGATGAATTCTTTGCAGGATGCTGGGAACGACCGTGAAAGTCGCTCTATGAGATTTCTAAGAGCAATGCCGAATTTGAGAAGGAAAAAGAAGACAACTTGA
- the LOC140884188 gene encoding uncharacterized protein: MPQGYAIELYFDPALENQVLKAWNVLAHRQISTQLIKIESRPHITLFVGPLTDIPKLEHVIRNFASKQEPLYLSFSSIGSLPNPNNVLFLSPTPSMSLLQFRSQLCDAMKKEGIQTGENDSPNMWIPYCAVAEEVPKNRIAEAFTVLRDLKLPVGGYATDISLVESSPVRELFSFPLGDTSE, encoded by the coding sequence ATGCCGCAAGGATACGCGATCGAGCTTTACTTCGACCCAGCCCTGGAAAACCAAGTCCTGAAGGCCTGGAATGTACTTGCTCATCGCCAAATCAGCACACAGCTGATCAAGATTGAATCCAGACCTCATATTACGTTGTTTGTTGGTCCTTTAACTGACATCCCTAAACTGGAGCATGTTATTAGAAATTTTGCTTCTAAACAAGAACCATTATATTTGTCCTTCTCTTCAATTGGAAGCCTCCCAAATCCCAACAATGTTCTGTTTCTTAGCCCAACCCCATCTATGTCTCTCCTTCAATTTCGTTCCCAGCTATGTGATGCCATGAAGAAAGAAGGGATCCAAACAGGGGAGAACGACTCTCCCAATATGTGGATTCCTTACTGTGCAGTGGCTGAAGAGGTGCCAAAGAATCGTATTGCAGAGGCATTCACAGTTTTGCGTGACTTGAAGCTGCCAGTTGGAGGCTACGCAACTGATATTTCACTGGTAGAGTCCTCTCCTGTTCGCGAGCTCTTCTCTTTCCCCCTTGGTGACACATCGGAGTAG
- the LOC140881876 gene encoding ubiquitin-conjugating enzyme E2 5-like, translating into MSSPSKRRDMDVMKLMMSDYSVEPINDGINEFNVEFHGPKESPYEGGVWKVRVELPDAYPYKSPSIGFLNKIFHPNVDELSGSVCLDVINQSWSPMFDLLNVFEVFLPQLLLYPNPSDPLNGDAASLMMKDKVQYDQKVKEYCERYAKKEHIVNTLTEESDEEVSEDEAFSDGRTDSDDDQIAGRVDP; encoded by the exons ATGTCATCTCCGAGCAAAAGGCGAGATATGGATGTCATGAAATT AATGATGAGTGACTACAGTGTGGAACCGATTAATGATGGAATCAATGAGTTCAATGTGGAATTTCACGGTCCAAAAGAAA GTCCTTATGAAGGCGGAGTTTGGAAAGTTCGTGTTGAACTTCCTGATGCTTATCCTTACAAGTCTCCTTCCATTGGGTTTCTCAACAAAATTTTCCACCCAAATGTCGATGAGCT GTCCGGTTCTGTGTGCTTGGATGTCATTAACCAGTCATGGAGCCCAATGTTTG ATCTGTTGAATGTGTTTGAGGTCTTCCTTCCACAGCTTTTGCTCTATCCGAACCCATCTGATCCTCTGAATGGGGATGCGGCATCTCTCATGATGAAAGATAAGGTGCAATATGATCAAAAAGTGAAAG AATACTGTGAGCGTTATGCGAAGAAAGAACACATCGTAAACACTTTAACGGAAGAGAGCGACGAGGAAGTAAGCGAGGACGAGGCGTTCAGTGATGGCCGGACTGATAGCGACGATGATCAAATCGCAGGACGTGTGGATCCTTAG